The window TAAGAATAGCACAGCATTAGCCACATCATCAGTGGTCAATTCTACTCCCTGCAGGTTAGCATTCCTCCCAGTAAAATCACGAAAACCTGCCATAGCATCCTCAGTTCTCTCCTCCTCTGGCAAGTAAGCTAAAGCCAAGCCTGTTAGAACAGCATAAGGAGAAACACAGTTGACACGTATCCCATGTAGTCCAAGTTCAGCTGCAACATTCTTGGTGAGCCCTAAAACAGCATGCTTGGACCCTGTGTAGGCATGTGGACCGAGCCCCCCTATGGCACTTGCAACACTGCACAGAGAAACTATAGAGCCCTTCTTCAATGGGATCATAATCCGAGCTGCATGTTTCATTCCAAGGAAGACTCCCTTCACATTTACATCAAATAACTTTTCAAACTCCGATATGTCTGCACTGCGGATATCGGGACATGGTGAACCTGACAAACCAGCATTATTGACCATGATGTCAAGTGTACCAAATCTACTGACAGTGAAGTCAACTGCACGGCAAACATCATCTTCTTTGGCGACATCACAATGGAAATAACAAGAGTTTGGTTCACCACCAAGGGTATCACAGACATGCTGGCCAAGGTTGTCCTGTAAGTCAACTATACAAACTTTTGCACCATGTTTGTGAAATAGGCGAGCAATGCTCTCTCCAATACCAGTGGCTCCTCCTGTAATCAATGCCACTTTCCCCAATAATCTGAGGGGGAAAACACAATGAAGGTATTATATCCTACAAGGAATCTAATGCAATATGTTAGAATCTACTAAGAGATGAACTATTAGACCACTGATGGAGCTTCCGATCTGAGTTAAGACTCAGAATCCTCTCACCCCTTGtaaagtgaaaaacaaaaaattatcattgAAATGAAGCAATTTGTTTTTGAGAATTTACTTCACTCACTTGATTTCAGAAAACAAGTGTGGCTTTCCAAGGGAAATTGGTTTTCTGAGATGGGTAGATCGTTCAAATTTAGGATATCATTCAGTTGGAGAAATCAAATACTAAAAGTTAAGTTTGTGACAAGGCCATGGTAGTTGGTATTATAACTGGTAAATACTTGTCGAAGATCTTTCAGAATTAGACGCAAAGGAAATTGCGGAATACAATTGAACAAATATGCTGTCAAAGAATTTGGAAGCAATTCCTTTTCTCGCTACCAGTTGAACAAGTAGAGGCAATATAAAACAAAAGTTCACACCAAAAATCAACCACTGTAAAACATGtgtaaatttaaagaatatagaTTCTCCCATACAAAGTCATAAAGAATCTAGATTTATTCAACTCGCAAAACATTCAGCTACAAAATTAAGCATTTCGACGATTCGTAATTTTGCCTAACCTCAAGCATTAGGAACAGGAGAGAGAGTTGTTCATCAGTTGACATGATCGCTCTTCAAtttacaaactaaaaaaaaaaaaatcgtagaGCCGGCCAATATGAAATCAAAATCGAGATTTAATTCTCATATtacaaaaagaaggaagaactttgaaaaatagtattcCGCCATTCAATCAAGTATAAATCAAGATCTAAAACTACAGACTGAGATCAAACCACAATTGGTTTGACGGTAAAGCCAAAACCTTCAGTcagaaattgaacaaaacaaGAGATAACATGGAGCTGAAAATCAATTGTACCCAGAAAAAAGCAGAATGTTTTAGGCAAAATGGTAAATCCCATggaatgaagtagaagagaaaggTAGAAAGATGTCTTATTGGTTACCTTTGGCCTGGAAGTGAAGACTCGCCACCAAATTTGGCAGCAGACATGATCATTTGGGAgagttttttcttccttcactTTTTTCAATATCTGATTCAGGGGAGAGCGTATATACTCATGCTTCTGTAATGCGCAAATAAATATTAGGATAAGAATAACTTGGACGTTGAGATTAGGGCTGTGCATCCGGATCTGGATCCAGATTTTAAAAAGCGGGCGGGTAACCACCCAGGTTAATCTGGTCTAAAAACAGGCGGATATCTGAATTTGGGCCGGGTTATAACCGGGATATATATCCTGCAGGTTTTATacctgatttttttatttttttaaaaatatttttaactctTTTAAAAAGACTTCTTTTTATAGtctttatgtttatttatttttttaaacaagtgaAAAATTCATGATTGTGGGTTTTTTCTCGGCCTTTCATGTACAgatgttttacaattttttacatagccttttttaaatatctttctATAGTTCTTTTGTgttaccttttttttaaaattttcattttttaaaaaaaactttatcgccaattcaaatttttacaagaaaataaatataaataatgtcgAGAAAATAAATGCAAGAACAAAATACA is drawn from Juglans regia cultivar Chandler chromosome 5, Walnut 2.0, whole genome shotgun sequence and contains these coding sequences:
- the LOC108988790 gene encoding xanthoxin dehydrogenase-like is translated as MIMSAAKFGGESSLPGQRLLGKVALITGGATGIGESIARLFHKHGAKVCIVDLQDNLGQHVCDTLGGEPNSCYFHCDVAKEDDVCRAVDFTVSRFGTLDIMVNNAGLSGSPCPDIRSADISEFEKLFDVNVKGVFLGMKHAARIMIPLKKGSIVSLCSVASAIGGLGPHAYTGSKHAVLGLTKNVAAELGLHGIRVNCVSPYAVLTGLALAYLPEEERTEDAMAGFRDFTGRNANLQGVELTTDDVANAVLFLASDEARYVSGANLMVDGGFTCSNHSLRVFR